The Cohnella abietis genome has a segment encoding these proteins:
- a CDS encoding carbohydrate ABC transporter permease — MRTKKWDLPYILLFAALLIGSLVMFVPYLWMVLTSFKSNSEILTSSNHLLPQEPTLSGYRKVLGEVPFFRWFLNSLSTSAIVTVGAMFSSALAGYIFAKFRFRGKRLLFVVILATMMVPFQIVMVPTYIIISKLNLVNDLSAIVIPYLVSAFGIFLAKQFIEAIPNELIEAARMDGASEFRTFWSLVLPQIKPALSALAIFSFMASWNNYLWPLIILNEESKMTVPLALVFFNGQNVVNYNVVMSAAVLIMIPVVVIFLIFQKQFIKGLTMTGFK, encoded by the coding sequence ATGCGGACAAAAAAATGGGACTTGCCGTATATACTGCTCTTTGCGGCATTGTTGATCGGATCTTTAGTTATGTTTGTGCCCTATTTATGGATGGTGCTTACGTCGTTTAAGAGCAACTCGGAAATTCTGACCTCCTCCAATCATTTGCTGCCACAGGAGCCAACCTTATCCGGTTACAGGAAGGTGCTCGGAGAGGTTCCTTTTTTTCGCTGGTTTCTGAACAGTTTATCGACTTCGGCCATCGTTACAGTCGGTGCGATGTTCTCTAGCGCGTTGGCTGGCTACATTTTCGCCAAGTTTCGTTTCCGGGGCAAACGTCTGCTGTTCGTCGTCATACTCGCGACAATGATGGTACCCTTCCAGATCGTTATGGTTCCAACCTATATCATCATTTCTAAGTTGAACCTGGTTAATGACCTCTCGGCAATCGTCATTCCTTATCTTGTCAGTGCGTTCGGCATCTTCCTTGCGAAGCAATTTATTGAGGCGATTCCGAACGAATTAATCGAAGCAGCGCGGATGGATGGGGCCTCCGAATTCCGCACATTCTGGTCTCTCGTGCTTCCGCAGATTAAGCCGGCATTGTCGGCGCTTGCGATTTTCTCGTTCATGGCTTCGTGGAACAACTACTTGTGGCCATTGATTATTCTGAACGAAGAGTCGAAAATGACCGTTCCGCTTGCGCTCGTGTTTTTCAACGGGCAGAACGTAGTGAACTACAACGTTGTTATGTCGGCCGCGGTGCTGATCATGATTCCGGTGGTCGTCATCTTCCTGATCTTCCAGAAGCAATTCATCAAAGGGCTAACGATGACCGGATTCAAGTGA